The Streptomyces avermitilis MA-4680 = NBRC 14893 genome contains a region encoding:
- a CDS encoding copper amine oxidase, with the protein MRVNRISRARRRAAVSLSVAALAVGATTVAGPAVAQTKSAPAAAADCSAAYRIEQKLASGTTWQMCWHYESEAGLVLENISYQPPGETRPIKVLTSAKLGQIHVPYDDGKAEYSDLTGAGFGQGLMNMAPGECPGGTIKTVKVPGAWDPQHPNVKGLCTTTRSRGHAYRMQGDTANKVFQAQGKDLLVYTVNQVGWYEYITEWRFQDDGTINMNVGATGSLSPVDYDAGDGRGWPLGKGAKAYATSHSHNIFWRLNFGLDGSSKNTVEQYDSVVTAPARGNEGPTNKTTRTKITKELAGDAKNMRWWRVVSATGKNKDDHARSYEIVPGATTKYPGRSFTKHDIYFTEYKKCEQFASDNLRNCGTGAGKSVDKWVGGQTLTHPIAWVNVGFHHIARDEDQQPMPVHWQGFSIAPRDVTAMNPLTPAELADQNGHVENGS; encoded by the coding sequence ATGCGCGTGAACAGAATCAGCCGGGCCCGCCGCCGGGCGGCGGTGTCCCTGTCCGTGGCGGCGCTCGCCGTCGGTGCGACGACGGTCGCGGGACCGGCCGTCGCCCAGACCAAGTCGGCACCCGCGGCGGCCGCCGACTGCAGCGCGGCGTACCGGATCGAGCAGAAGCTCGCCTCCGGCACCACCTGGCAGATGTGCTGGCACTACGAGAGCGAGGCCGGGCTCGTCCTGGAGAACATCTCGTACCAGCCGCCCGGTGAGACACGGCCGATCAAGGTCCTCACCAGCGCCAAGCTCGGCCAGATCCACGTCCCCTACGACGACGGCAAAGCCGAGTACAGCGACCTCACGGGTGCGGGCTTCGGCCAGGGCCTGATGAACATGGCGCCCGGCGAGTGCCCCGGCGGCACCATCAAGACCGTCAAGGTCCCGGGCGCCTGGGATCCGCAGCACCCGAACGTCAAGGGTCTGTGCACCACCACCCGTTCGCGCGGCCACGCCTACCGCATGCAGGGCGACACGGCGAACAAGGTCTTCCAGGCCCAGGGCAAGGACCTGCTGGTCTACACCGTGAACCAGGTCGGCTGGTACGAGTACATCACCGAGTGGCGCTTCCAGGACGACGGCACGATCAACATGAACGTCGGCGCCACCGGCAGCCTCTCGCCCGTCGACTACGACGCCGGCGACGGCCGCGGCTGGCCCCTCGGCAAGGGCGCCAAGGCGTACGCGACCAGCCACAGCCACAACATCTTCTGGCGGCTCAACTTCGGTCTGGACGGCTCCTCGAAGAACACGGTCGAGCAGTACGACTCCGTGGTCACCGCGCCCGCCCGGGGCAACGAGGGCCCGACCAACAAGACCACCCGCACGAAGATCACCAAGGAACTCGCGGGCGACGCCAAGAACATGCGCTGGTGGCGGGTCGTCAGCGCGACCGGCAAGAACAAGGACGACCACGCGCGTTCCTACGAGATCGTCCCGGGCGCCACCACCAAGTACCCCGGCCGCAGCTTCACCAAGCACGACATCTACTTCACCGAGTACAAGAAGTGTGAACAGTTCGCCAGCGACAACCTGCGCAACTGCGGTACCGGAGCCGGTAAGTCCGTCGACAAGTGGGTCGGCGGACAGACCCTCACCCACCCGATCGCCTGGGTCAACGTCGGTTTCCACCACATCGCCCGGGACGAGGACCAGCAGCCGATGCCGGTACACTGGCAGGGCTTCTCGATAGCTCCGCGCGATGTCACCGCTATGAATCCGCTCACTCCGGCCGAGCTGGCCGACCAGAACGGGCATGTGGAAAACGGTAGTTGA
- the glgX gene encoding glycogen debranching protein GlgX, producing MQVWPGEAYPLGATYDGAGTNFAVFSEAAHRIELCLLHDDGSETAVELRETDAFVRHAYLPGVMPGQRYGFRVHGPFAPGRGVRCNSAKLLLDPYAKAISGEIKWGEEVYGYHFGAPDKRNDLDSAPHTMTSVVINPYFDWGNDRRPRTEYHHTVLYEAHVKGLTMRHPALPEELRGTYAALAHPAIIEHLTELGVTALELMPVHQFVNDHRLVDMGLNNYWGYNTIGFFAPHNAYASWGDRGQQVLEFKSAVKALHEAGIEVILDVVYNHTAEGNHMGPTLSFKGIDNASYYRLTDDPRYYMDTTGTGNSLLMRSPHVLQLIMDSLRYWVSDMHVDGFRFDLAATLARQFHEVDRLSSFFDLVQQDPVVSQVKLIAEPWDVGEGGYQVGNFPPLWTEWNGKYRDTVRDMWRGEPRTLAEFASRLTGSSDLYQDDGRRPLASINFVTCHDGFTLHDLVAYNDKHNQANGEDNRDGESHNRSWNCGAEGDTDDPAVLALRARQMRNFIATLMLSQGVPMLSHGDEFARTQGGNNNAYCQDGELSWVAWPEDGSELLEFTRAMVWLRRDHPVFRRRRFFHGRPVEGTHDELSDIVWFTPTGEEMIQRDWDSAQARALTVFLNGTAISEPGPRGERISDDSFLLMFNASPKSLEFVVPVDHGRQWQVVVDTARTDGIPPGTVAKVKAGDRLTLVDRSLTVLQRPA from the coding sequence ATGCAGGTCTGGCCTGGAGAGGCATATCCACTCGGCGCCACGTACGACGGCGCCGGTACCAATTTCGCGGTCTTCTCGGAGGCCGCCCATCGGATCGAGCTGTGTCTGCTGCACGACGACGGCTCGGAGACGGCGGTGGAACTGAGGGAGACCGACGCGTTCGTGCGGCACGCGTATCTGCCCGGCGTCATGCCGGGGCAGCGGTACGGCTTCCGCGTGCACGGCCCGTTCGCGCCGGGGCGCGGGGTGCGCTGCAATTCCGCCAAGCTGCTGCTCGATCCGTACGCGAAGGCGATCAGCGGCGAGATCAAGTGGGGCGAGGAGGTGTACGGCTACCACTTCGGCGCCCCCGACAAGCGCAACGACCTGGACTCGGCGCCGCACACGATGACCTCGGTCGTGATCAACCCGTACTTCGACTGGGGCAACGACCGGCGGCCGCGCACCGAGTACCACCACACAGTGCTCTACGAGGCCCATGTGAAGGGCCTGACGATGCGGCATCCCGCGCTGCCCGAGGAACTGCGCGGCACGTATGCGGCGCTCGCCCACCCCGCCATCATCGAACACCTGACTGAACTGGGCGTCACCGCGCTCGAACTGATGCCGGTGCACCAGTTCGTGAACGACCACCGTCTGGTGGACATGGGCCTGAACAACTACTGGGGCTACAACACGATCGGTTTCTTCGCCCCGCACAACGCGTACGCCTCCTGGGGCGACCGCGGCCAGCAGGTGCTGGAGTTCAAGTCGGCAGTGAAGGCGCTGCACGAGGCCGGGATCGAGGTCATCCTGGACGTGGTCTACAACCACACGGCCGAGGGCAACCACATGGGCCCGACGCTCTCCTTCAAGGGCATCGACAACGCGTCGTACTACCGGCTCACCGACGATCCCCGCTACTACATGGACACCACGGGGACCGGGAACTCCCTCCTCATGCGCTCCCCGCACGTCCTCCAACTGATCATGGACTCGCTGCGCTACTGGGTCAGCGACATGCATGTCGACGGCTTCCGCTTCGACCTCGCGGCCACCCTGGCCCGGCAGTTCCACGAGGTGGACCGGCTGTCGTCGTTCTTCGACCTGGTCCAGCAGGACCCGGTGGTCTCCCAGGTGAAGCTGATCGCCGAGCCGTGGGACGTCGGCGAGGGCGGCTACCAGGTGGGCAACTTCCCGCCGCTGTGGACCGAGTGGAACGGCAAGTACCGCGACACGGTGCGGGACATGTGGCGGGGCGAGCCGCGTACGCTCGCGGAGTTCGCCTCCCGCCTGACGGGCTCGTCGGACCTCTACCAGGACGACGGCCGCCGTCCCCTCGCCTCCATCAACTTCGTCACCTGCCACGACGGTTTCACCCTGCACGACCTCGTCGCGTACAACGACAAGCACAACCAGGCCAACGGCGAGGACAACCGGGACGGGGAGAGCCACAACCGGTCCTGGAACTGCGGGGCCGAGGGCGACACCGACGATCCGGCGGTGCTGGCGTTGCGGGCGCGCCAGATGCGCAACTTCATCGCCACGCTGATGCTCTCGCAGGGCGTGCCGATGCTCAGCCACGGGGATGAGTTCGCGCGCACCCAGGGCGGCAACAACAACGCGTACTGCCAGGACGGCGAGCTGTCGTGGGTGGCGTGGCCCGAGGACGGCAGCGAGCTGCTGGAGTTCACGCGCGCGATGGTGTGGCTGCGGCGCGACCATCCGGTCTTCCGGCGCCGCCGCTTCTTCCACGGGCGGCCGGTGGAGGGCACGCACGACGAGCTGTCGGACATCGTCTGGTTCACGCCGACGGGTGAGGAGATGATCCAGCGCGACTGGGATTCGGCGCAGGCACGGGCGCTGACGGTGTTCCTCAACGGCACCGCGATCTCCGAGCCCGGCCCACGCGGAGAGCGGATCTCGGACGACTCCTTCCTGTTGATGTTCAACGCCTCCCCGAAGTCGCTGGAGTTCGTGGTGCCGGTCGACCACGGCCGCCAGTGGCAGGTCGTCGTCGACACGGCACGCACGGACGGGATCCCGCCGGGCACGGTCGCGAAGGTCAAGGCCGGGGACCGGCTGACGCTGGTGGACCGGAGCCTCACGGTGTTGCAGCGGCCGGCCTGA
- the treY gene encoding malto-oligosyltrehalose synthase — protein sequence MTPERPEPTVPTATYRLQLQPEFPFGAAEAAVPYLASLGVSHLHLSPVLETVPGSLHGYDVVDHARVRDELGGERGLRSLARTAREHGLGLVVDIVPNHMAAAPRHNRPLWEVLREGPDSAYAHWFDVDWDAQGGQLLLPVLGQPLGAEIDRLKVDGDVLRYYDHVFPLREGTGKLPLPQLLDAQWYRPVWWRLARTELNYRRFFSISELIGVRVEDPEVFTATHATVLRLLDEGVVDGLRIDHPDGLADPDAYLRRLHAATGGRWTVVEKILTDGEHLPAAWPVAGTTGYDALRHVDGLFTDPAGAGELLGQYRRFAAPQADRGGHWEATVRRAAYKVVTHELATEVDRLTRAASRLCATSPDPALRDHAPWALRTALQELLVRLEVYRPYASGDAAAVVTEEAAAEARAVFTVPEEAGAVSVVRDLALGRAGDGPGHLEFRARFAQTSSALRAKSVEDTGFYRYVPLLSANEVGGNPGSPAVSPQDFHAYCARVQRDWPATGTALSTHDTKRSADVRAAVSVLTQCPERWADTLAEVTRAGDGVPDPHVAWAAWQTVLGLGPAAEERVQAALLKHVREAGLHTAWTEQDPAYEETVAAFVAQGPCGAPGRLVTDFRAELGPHVRANVLGAALVHLTMPGVPDVYQGTEGEYRALVDPDNRGVFAPQEQPSAKSALTTAALRLRGRRPEVFGDAATYEPLEAEGPGAAHCVAFVRSGEVLTAVTRLSLRLAEAGGWRDTALALPPGRWADALAPEREFEGHTRVVELFGSSPVVLLERLGGRVGGVQATVAGPR from the coding sequence ATGACACCTGAGCGTCCCGAACCCACGGTGCCCACGGCCACGTACCGCCTTCAGCTCCAGCCGGAGTTCCCGTTCGGTGCGGCGGAGGCGGCCGTGCCGTACCTGGCCTCGCTCGGCGTCTCGCATCTGCATCTGTCGCCGGTCCTCGAGACCGTACCGGGGTCGTTGCACGGCTACGACGTCGTCGACCACGCGCGCGTGCGGGACGAACTGGGCGGCGAGAGGGGACTGCGCTCCCTGGCGCGCACCGCGCGGGAGCACGGCCTCGGCCTGGTCGTGGACATCGTGCCGAACCACATGGCCGCGGCCCCGCGCCACAACCGCCCCCTCTGGGAGGTGCTGCGCGAGGGACCGGATTCCGCGTACGCGCACTGGTTCGACGTCGACTGGGACGCACAGGGCGGGCAGCTGCTGCTGCCGGTGCTGGGGCAACCGCTCGGCGCGGAGATCGACCGGCTGAAGGTCGACGGCGACGTGCTGCGCTACTACGACCATGTCTTCCCGCTGCGCGAGGGCACCGGGAAGCTGCCGCTGCCGCAGCTCCTCGATGCCCAGTGGTATCGCCCGGTGTGGTGGCGGCTGGCGCGCACCGAACTCAACTACCGGCGCTTCTTCAGCATCTCCGAGCTCATCGGGGTGCGCGTCGAGGACCCGGAGGTCTTCACCGCGACGCACGCCACCGTGCTGCGGCTGCTCGACGAGGGTGTCGTCGACGGCCTGCGCATCGACCACCCCGACGGTCTCGCCGACCCGGACGCGTATCTGCGCCGCCTCCACGCGGCCACCGGGGGCCGCTGGACCGTCGTCGAGAAGATCCTCACGGACGGCGAGCACCTCCCCGCCGCCTGGCCCGTCGCGGGAACCACCGGCTACGACGCCCTGCGTCACGTCGACGGGCTTTTCACGGACCCGGCGGGAGCGGGCGAACTCCTCGGCCAGTACCGGCGTTTCGCGGCCCCCCAGGCCGATCGCGGCGGCCACTGGGAAGCGACCGTGCGGCGCGCCGCGTACAAGGTGGTCACCCATGAGCTGGCCACCGAGGTGGACCGCCTCACGCGCGCGGCGAGCCGCCTGTGCGCCACCTCCCCGGACCCCGCCCTGCGCGACCACGCCCCCTGGGCGCTGCGCACCGCGCTGCAAGAGCTCCTCGTACGTCTCGAGGTGTACCGCCCGTACGCCTCCGGGGACGCCGCCGCGGTCGTCACCGAGGAGGCCGCCGCCGAGGCCCGTGCCGTCTTCACGGTGCCCGAGGAGGCCGGTGCGGTGAGCGTCGTACGGGATCTGGCGCTGGGGCGGGCCGGTGACGGGCCCGGGCACCTGGAGTTCCGGGCCCGGTTCGCGCAGACGTCGTCGGCGCTGCGGGCCAAGTCCGTGGAGGACACGGGGTTCTATCGCTACGTCCCGCTTCTGTCGGCGAACGAGGTGGGCGGGAACCCGGGCAGTCCGGCCGTCTCCCCCCAGGACTTCCACGCGTACTGCGCGCGCGTGCAGCGCGACTGGCCCGCGACCGGCACCGCTTTGTCGACGCACGACACGAAGCGCAGCGCCGACGTGCGCGCGGCCGTCTCCGTGCTCACCCAGTGCCCGGAGCGCTGGGCCGACACGCTCGCGGAGGTGACCCGCGCCGGCGACGGCGTGCCCGACCCGCACGTCGCCTGGGCCGCCTGGCAGACGGTCCTCGGGCTCGGACCGGCGGCCGAGGAGCGCGTACAGGCGGCCCTGCTGAAGCACGTCAGGGAGGCCGGGCTGCACACCGCCTGGACCGAGCAGGACCCCGCGTACGAGGAGACGGTGGCGGCGTTCGTCGCGCAGGGCCCGTGCGGGGCGCCGGGGCGGCTCGTGACGGACTTCCGGGCCGAGTTGGGCCCGCATGTCCGGGCGAACGTTCTCGGGGCCGCTCTGGTCCATCTGACGATGCCGGGTGTGCCGGACGTCTACCAGGGGACGGAGGGCGAGTACCGGGCGCTGGTCGACCCGGACAACCGTGGGGTGTTCGCACCCCAGGAGCAGCCCTCGGCGAAGTCCGCGCTCACGACGGCGGCCCTGCGGCTGCGCGGGCGGCGCCCGGAGGTCTTCGGTGACGCGGCGACGTACGAGCCCCTCGAGGCCGAGGGGCCGGGCGCCGCCCACTGTGTGGCCTTCGTGCGCTCCGGGGAGGTGCTCACGGCAGTGACCCGGCTGTCGCTGCGGCTGGCGGAGGCGGGCGGCTGGCGCGACACGGCCCTCGCGCTGCCGCCGGGCCGGTGGGCCGACGCACTCGCCCCGGAGCGGGAGTTCGAGGGCCACACGCGCGTGGTGGAGCTTTTCGGGTCCTCGCCCGTGGTGCTGCTGGAGCGGCTCGGGGGCCGAGTGGGCGGCGTACAGGCGACGGTGGCCGGACCGCGGTGA
- a CDS encoding LysR family transcriptional regulator, with protein sequence MSLRQMEYFLAVVEEASFTRAAETLHVTQPALSHQIKALERSVGGALLERMPRGVRLTPMGRAFRPHAELAVRSAAQARRAARASAGAEGGELHIAAVHSVAVGVLPDVFARWRTAHPQVVLHLHEYATSEALEEQVERGTADLAVGPAPRDWPGSVVPVGEEEIVLVVPFDDRFAGRTTVTLPELSDRSWIRCAMEPVVHGQRFLDWACGQAGFRPRTAVFTEHTSTAVRMAAAGVGVSTAPSHIVRGAVGEDCVVLSVDPPWRRPLTVFSRVPPSGAAAAFVELLRRYGGLPAAPAEACEDGIARPADCGAPETARPLPPTALLDAR encoded by the coding sequence ATGAGTCTGCGGCAGATGGAGTACTTCCTCGCCGTCGTCGAAGAGGCGTCCTTCACCCGCGCGGCCGAGACCCTCCATGTCACCCAGCCCGCGCTCTCGCACCAGATCAAGGCCCTGGAGAGGTCGGTCGGCGGTGCGCTCCTGGAGCGCATGCCGCGCGGGGTGCGCCTCACCCCGATGGGCCGCGCCTTCCGCCCGCACGCCGAACTCGCCGTGCGCAGCGCCGCCCAGGCCCGCCGCGCGGCCCGCGCCTCCGCCGGAGCCGAAGGCGGCGAACTGCACATCGCGGCCGTCCACTCCGTCGCCGTGGGGGTGCTCCCCGACGTCTTCGCCCGCTGGCGTACCGCCCACCCCCAGGTCGTGCTGCACCTCCACGAGTACGCCACCTCCGAGGCGCTGGAGGAACAGGTCGAGCGCGGCACCGCCGACCTCGCGGTCGGGCCCGCGCCGCGGGACTGGCCCGGCAGCGTCGTGCCGGTCGGCGAGGAGGAGATCGTCCTCGTGGTGCCCTTCGACGACCGTTTCGCGGGCCGTACGACGGTGACGCTGCCCGAGTTGTCGGACCGCTCGTGGATCCGGTGCGCCATGGAGCCCGTCGTGCACGGACAGCGGTTTCTCGACTGGGCCTGCGGGCAGGCCGGATTCCGGCCGCGTACCGCCGTGTTCACCGAGCACACCTCGACGGCGGTGCGTATGGCGGCGGCCGGTGTGGGCGTCAGCACCGCGCCCTCGCACATCGTGCGCGGCGCGGTCGGCGAGGACTGCGTCGTACTCTCCGTGGACCCGCCCTGGAGGCGTCCCCTGACGGTCTTCTCCCGCGTGCCGCCCTCGGGTGCCGCCGCGGCCTTCGTGGAGCTCCTGCGCCGGTATGGAGGGCTCCCGGCGGCGCCCGCGGAGGCCTGCGAGGACGGCATCGCGCGGCCCGCCGACTGCGGGGCCCCGGAGACGGCCCGGCCGCTCCCGCCGACGGCCCTTCTCGACGCCCGTTGA
- the lpdA gene encoding dihydrolipoyl dehydrogenase, whose protein sequence is MNTPDVIVIGGGTGGYSAALRAAALGLTVVLAERDKVGGTCLHRGCIPSKAMLHAAELVDGIAEARERWGVKATLDDIDWPALVATRDDIVTRNHRGVEAHLAHARVRVVRGSARLTGPRSVRVEGAPDDLPGGAGDFTARRGIVLATGSRPRTLPGLVPDGRRVVTSDDALFAPGLPRSVLVLGGGAIGVEYASFHRSMGAEVTLVEAADRIVPLEDVDVSRHLTRGLKKRGIDVRAGARLLDAELLEAGVRARVRTVRGEIRTLEAERLLVAVGRAPVTDGLDLAAAGLATDERGFVTPSDWDRLETAVPGIHVVGDLLPPPSLGLAHASFAEGLSVAETLAGLPSAPVDYAAVPRVTYSSPQTASVGLGEAEARARGHEVDVNTMPLTAVAKGMVHGRGGMVKVVAEEGGGQVLGVHLVGPHVSEMIAESQLIVGWDAQPSDVARHIHAHPTLSEAVGETFLTLAGRGLHQQ, encoded by the coding sequence ATGAACACACCGGACGTCATCGTCATCGGAGGCGGCACCGGCGGCTACAGCGCCGCCCTGCGCGCCGCCGCCCTCGGTCTGACCGTGGTGCTCGCCGAGCGGGACAAGGTCGGCGGAACCTGTCTGCACCGTGGCTGCATTCCGAGCAAGGCGATGCTGCACGCCGCAGAACTGGTCGACGGCATCGCCGAGGCGCGCGAGCGCTGGGGGGTGAAGGCCACGCTGGACGACATCGACTGGCCTGCGCTCGTCGCCACGCGCGACGACATAGTGACGCGCAACCACCGCGGCGTGGAGGCGCACCTCGCCCACGCGCGCGTGCGCGTCGTCCGGGGCAGTGCCCGGCTGACCGGTCCGCGCAGCGTCCGCGTCGAGGGTGCTCCGGACGACCTGCCGGGCGGCGCGGGCGACTTCACCGCGCGCCGGGGCATCGTCCTGGCGACCGGCTCACGGCCGCGTACGCTCCCGGGGCTCGTGCCGGACGGGCGGCGCGTGGTGACGAGCGACGACGCGCTGTTCGCGCCCGGCCTCCCCCGCTCCGTGCTGGTCCTGGGCGGCGGTGCGATCGGGGTCGAGTACGCCTCGTTCCACCGCTCCATGGGTGCGGAGGTCACTCTCGTCGAGGCCGCCGACCGGATCGTGCCGCTCGAAGACGTCGACGTCAGCCGTCATCTGACGCGCGGTCTGAAGAAGCGCGGCATCGATGTGCGGGCGGGGGCGCGGCTGCTCGACGCCGAACTCCTGGAGGCGGGGGTACGCGCGCGCGTACGCACCGTGCGGGGCGAGATCCGCACACTGGAGGCCGAGCGGCTCCTGGTGGCGGTCGGGCGGGCGCCGGTCACCGACGGGCTGGACCTGGCCGCCGCGGGCCTGGCGACGGACGAGCGGGGTTTTGTGACGCCGTCCGACTGGGACCGTCTGGAGACCGCGGTGCCCGGCATCCACGTGGTGGGCGACCTGCTGCCACCGCCGTCCCTGGGACTGGCCCACGCGTCGTTCGCCGAGGGCCTGTCGGTGGCCGAGACGCTGGCCGGGCTGCCGTCCGCGCCCGTGGACTACGCGGCCGTGCCCCGGGTCACGTACTCGTCGCCGCAGACCGCCTCCGTGGGGCTGGGCGAGGCGGAGGCACGCGCGCGTGGACACGAGGTGGACGTCAACACGATGCCGCTGACCGCCGTCGCCAAGGGCATGGTCCACGGCCGGGGCGGGATGGTGAAGGTCGTCGCCGAGGAGGGCGGCGGGCAGGTGCTCGGCGTGCATCTGGTGGGCCCCCACGTGTCCGAGATGATCGCCGAGAGCCAGCTGATCGTCGGCTGGGACGCACAGCCCTCCGACGTGGCCCGGCACATCCACGCGCACCCCACGCTGTCCGAGGCGGTCGGCGAAACGTTTCTCACGCTCGCGGGACGGGGGCTGCATCAGCAGTGA